The Episyrphus balteatus chromosome 3, idEpiBalt1.1, whole genome shotgun sequence genome segment aaaaatgaatttatttacaATATACATAAATACGATTTAAGATgatagaataaattaataaatatattttttttttaattttcttgtatttttttttttttaatttactgggaaaatttcgaaattttgtacaatacaTCAAACAAGTAGATGACACACATAGTTTATTGTGCTATGCTCGAAACACATGTCACCTTTTAGGTTTTACAACAAAGGtacatagtattttttttttttaatataaatatgaaGATGGACGTAttagtattttaataaaattaattaaaaattatgttcaATTTCTTCCTATTACGGCACGTAAACGATCTTGTAGATAATCACTAATTGTAAcaaagtgttgtttttttgcAACTTGTAATGCAGTAAGGCCTTCTTGATTTTTCTGTAAGATGTCACTACCAGCTGCAACTAATTGTTTGACAACTGTCAAATGACCAAACATGGCTGCTGCATGTAAAGCTGTTTCACCATTCTAAAATGACATTTCTCATTAtaaatttgacatttcaattttgtattttttcttaccGGAAGTATTCCTAAATTTGGCCGATATTTTAATAACTCAGTCGTAACAGCCATATGACCTTTGTGAGCAGCTTTAAATAACGGCGTTGCTCCATCACAACGTACAGCATCAACATCAGCACCATTTTGAAGTAGAACCTTACAAATGTGATCGTGACCCATTTGTGAGGCTATCCAAAGTGGTGTTGCGCCATCTATTCTTTTTGTATCGGGTTGGGCGCCAGCTGACAATAGAAGGAGCAACACTGTTCGATGACCATTTTGTGACGATATAAATACAGGTGAAGCACGATCTTTCATACAAGCATTAACATTGGCTCCATATTCAATAAGTTCTTTGACAAGTTTCACATGACCACCTTGGCAGGCTACAAAGAGTGGTGTTCCGCCATCctgaaaattttaagttttgacatAATATTTAATCAACTTGTTTCAGCATGTgtcaaaaatgaattaaaattaagaGTAATTTTTCTGAGTTCTCAGTTTAGTTTTTTCGGTCTTCtgtcatttttgacattttgtctGCAGAAGGCAAAATTATTCCAATTTCATAGGATTTGGTAAGGACTTGGGACAATTTTGCTTTCTGCAGACAAAATGTCAAATATGACAGATGACCAAAGAACTGAACAGAGTTTATGAGTTCTCAGTTCAGTTTTTTAGTTAGCTGTCATTTGAAAGTAATATTGTTTCAGCTCTATAGGACATTTTTGCTTTCCGCCGacgatttgtttaaaaaaaatgtcaaaaagacaTACATTTTCTAGTTCCTCTGTCAAAAAGGACTACATCgtttttaatgaagaaaattttCTAAGTTCTCAGTTATCTAAATTGGCTAAATACATTAGAAAGACATCATACTTACAACTGACGGACAATCGATCGTTGCTCCAGCTTTGACTAAAATCTTTACAATATCTAAATGTCCGCCTTGAGCAGCAAAGAATAATGGAGTTGTTCCTGTTGCTCTCTTCGAATTCGGATCGGCTCCTTGTTCAAGAAGTTCTATGACACAAGGACAGTGCCCACCGGCAGCAGCCAAGATAAGTGGTGTTGTACCATcctgtagaaaaaaaatattgttttatttgagcagaaacaaaaatatgaaactttcgttaagttttcctGAAGGGAACCAATTATACAATACAAGGGAAACCTTATGGTGCAACCATAATGGCAAATTGATCGGTTTcgttcagttttgtttttgtattttaaatgcgATCCCTATCGAACTTTACACACGTAAATGTAAAACCTGTCTCCATATTTTACTCTCTATTTCCATTTAACAGAACGAAAAAActtcgtttatttttgacactAGAATCCGTTTGCTTCCGCCTGGCTCAGTTGGATCTTAAGCCACAATAAAACAACAGAACGCCAACAAAATGAACTTCATTCAGGCCATTGAAACTAAAAGTTAAAATTGATGCTAACAAATTTTCAACTCAAAGTCAGACAAGGAACTGGCATGGCGGGTGCCTCTCTATCTCAAACTATGCTCAAGTTCATTTGAATAACCATCTAAATGGCTTCATTGCAAAATTCATTTCAGTTACATAACTCCTCTATCATAAAGAAACAGTTTCATCGCATGTTTAAAACCCATAAAATACTAAACATAAGAACACATATCAACATTATCCAGTTTTCTGTCTGTTCTCGCAtttaccttgttttttttttcgttcaataATAAAACTATTTGAAAATATATAGACCATCAGTGGCGCTACCTTGTTATCTTGTTATGTTAACTTTGATGCATGTCAGATTATTTTGACATAAACAACATGTTCATGTACATACGTACATACAACACACATACATAAAATTAACATTCGTTACCATACTCTTTTTCAAGCAAAATAACGATTTTGTGCAACATACAAAGTCACGATGATGTCTTAAAATCTATCGTTTGAATGCAAATTACTTAAGCCTCTTGTGTGTGTAAAATTTATCTCACTCATTTTGACTTAACAAGAAATTCACACTCCACAAACGTGTCTAATTGGCGGTACCCAATTAGCATTTCACGAACGCGCAAatcattttatacaaaattggaGTGAGCAGAGTATAGTTAAGTGATGAGTACGGTAGAATTAGGCCCATGTTAAAGAAGTTTAAGACTCATGTTAAACATAGACAGGTGAAAATGCAGGCTCATTCTACTTTGAATGTTAATTcgtaatattattttgtatttatttgcaatCAATGAGGGCACCAGAGTCAGTTTTAAGGTTAAGTTTAGTAATAAAAGAAattgttttcactttttattttttaaatagcgatTGAAATAGAAATTCATTGACTGAAAAATTGCAAATGAAACTTTTTAGGTATGTGACAATTGCCAACGAGTGCGTCCATGATTCAAATAGAAATTGATTGACATTACTCTGTTCTGTTAATAAGAATAATTAAGACTTTTATTTTTGTGGAATAATGTCCCATTGAGGTAGGACACAAAAGTCCACAATTGAATTATGGAGTTACGTCCCACCTCGGTAGAACTATGTCCGTGCGCCATTCTTATTTCCCATTGATCAAAAGCGTGTTTCACATTGACTTACTTACCGTCATGACCAGCTGTCATTTGGTCGAATCAACACAGATTTTGATAATCTGAACAACTAATTTGCACAAGTCAGatgattttcgacaaaaattgaTAACTTCATTTTTGACAAGCTGTCATTtagtctgtccggtaagttagtGAATGTGCATTGTGCACTCCCCTTAAGATTTTATGAAACCATTGGAGGTGATAGTTTAATCGTAAACTGAAATCTAGTACAAAACCTACACATTCcaatctcctcgagtagaagatcaagtgttaattgtagtactagatctacacattcttaaacaatttttcattcaacTTCTCCGCCAAGAACTCATTAACATTCCAAGTAGCACTTTAAATGTCAACGATCTACTTGTCTTCACTATATAACATCACGCCTTACCATACTTCAGTTTTATGTCTATATACTTTGAGCCATAAAcacttaaaagatttttttatacctaaacTAAACCCATTCATCTGTCAAGAGACAGTATGTCCTACTGTCAACTTATTAAAATGACCATCATCAAATTAATTGCATTcttgacattttattttatttctcttacCAAATTATAAACATCTCACTGTTTCCGCTCTCATaggtacaaaataaattaataacttGACGAGAAATGTAGGTAGTCTTAGAAAATTGCACAGTGTGTTTTCACCCGACTCCCAGCCCCAGCCGAAAGTCTAAAAGTCACATAgaaaacgaaaaagaaaaacaaactggGTAGGTACTTACCTCGTCTTTGCAGTCGACATGCACCTTGCCACTGTCAAGAACTCGTCTCAAGGTGATATCATCGCCCCGTAACGCTGCTAAATGCAAAAGTACATCCGATGGTGTTTCCTTCTGTTTTgtagacagaaaaaaaaattaaatacaaaataacaagaagaaaaataagTCAAAGAAGAAGatacaagaaaaaatgaacttaaatcagataattaattttattttgttccttACCCTCCCCtcacacttatttttttaatatttttgttcccCTCTATTTTCTTTACTATGGTAATCGACGTAAAAACGTAAAATGCTAATTAAGTTTATTTACGtgagaaatttttatatttacattGGCGGGCAAGTACCGTTTTgctttttaaatgtaaatatttgttATAATGTCAGTGGAAGTGCTGAGTGAGAGAGATGTATGCAAATGCTATGAGAATAAACAAATCTATTggtttatttttcttgtatgGATAAATGTCTATAGTATGTAGGAAATTATGATGAATCTTAAGTGGTCTCTAGACTGTCTAATGGCTAACGTAAAACCTTTTAAAATCTATTACTTGTTAAAATATTAGGCGAGTACTATAATATTGTCTGCGTTCCCTTGGAGGTGGTAGACTACTCGTAAGTATAAATCTAGTACTACCAACCACACAAGCCGTGTTaaattggaggtggtagtttacttgtgaatagaaatctagtacaacaactacacatttatttctcctcgagtagaagatcatgtgttaaatgtagtactagatctactcatgagaaAACTAcaacctccaatggaacagggctactATTTACAGAAGATCATATATTAATAGTACTAGATCTTCAAATCATCTACTCACAAGTAGTCTACCACCTCTAAAGGAACTCAAATATTGTTTTACAAAAGCTGCGTTACTTTGGACGTGGTAAAATTAGTAGAAATTTAGTACTACACTTATATCTACTCGAGCAGAAGATAATATTTagattgtagtactagatcttaAATCTACTAATCATAGCCTTGTTAATAGTGGAGGTGGTAAACTACTTCTAGTACCATACTAGTGATTTTCAATTGAACGCACTTTCCACTAAATCTATGCATTTGCCATGTACTAGAGCAGAAAAACATGAGAAGAACTATAGTTGTAAATGTACTAGATCTCATAAGTAGCTCGTACGCCCCGTGCCCCTACTATCGTAATTTTGACagttataaaacaatttatgaaaatgtCATGAAAGTAAATAAATCCCCATtactttacaaaaatttaaaatatcacGATGATAGGATAGTACAGTATTTGTAACAAATTTTGGGCCTGCTTCGACCGCTGATGAATTTATGGTATTTTGGAGACTTATTAAACAACTGtcataaaaacaataaactactacattttttttttcacaaaaccaaTACCCGTCCTGAAAGAACGAGTTAAAAAATAGCTCAAAGTACCCAACGCGGCTTATGGCAATGGCATACGAACATCACCACTGAGTTTGTGGCATTTGAAATTGGAGAGGGCTACAAATGTCATCTATTATGCAATCCGACACCATATTGTTCGGTAGCGTCTGCATGCTcattatattgttttttcttcttttttttgcagtCTTCTAAGCTTTTACTTTCAGCCTCCACAGGTGGATTATGTGCATACGGCACGAGTTTTGTTGTTGAACCACCACCCTCGCTATGGGCAAAAATATTGCATCAGAAGAGAGGATGACTGCCTTGTCGGgcatataaataattttaattttttttttttttgttaatatattttaatggaaaatacacaatttttatgaaatactacgccaggtttttttcttttcggaaCAAGGTTGCACAACGAGAGCTAAGTGCCTGAcgctgatttttattttgttgcattgtgAAGAGTGCATTATACATTGATGCACTGCATTATGCCATGAGTGTGAGTTATGAAGTGGTAATTGATTCGCGTAATCAGATGCATTTTATTGAATCAATGGACATATGGGTTTCCTTTACCTTCTTCATTCATCGATTGTTAAAGCCTGAGTCACCGATATGCAATACGTTTGGAAAAATGAGTGGTAGGTACATTAACCACCGAAAATGCTTTCGATTTTCCAAATTTATTCGATATTACAATTGTGATTGTGCATTATTTCAATGAattctttgtttgttttttacatGGATGAGTTGTTCTTGTTCATTggttattcattattcattatcaAGGGGGAAAAGCATTCTCTGTTTTTGGTGGAAATCGTTATTGTTTGCTTCGAAactattaaattgtttttgtgttaaaattatTCGTTGAATCTAGATTTTGTTTGGAAGTCAGACCTGTTCGTAGTTTTAGCTGGCGAAATTATACATTTCTAACTTGGAGCCAGcggatagtaaaaaaaaaaaaactaatgataCCAGCTTAGTGTGACCCGTCCCTTAAAGATTTTGTTCTGTCAAACTAAATAGAGGCATATGCCTTTTTGAcataactgtcaaatttgtagaattgaaaattgtcactatttttctttattttattccgTTAAATATCTGATATCTCCCTACATGTTTAACAGACAATTACAATTCTaacattaaattatttgttaaatGATAAGTAGAAATCTATTACTACCAACCTTCACATTTCTATCCACTCTAGCAGAAGATCATGTAAAGATTGttttgtagtactagatctacagCAGTTTGATACCGCCAAAAGAATGCGGCTAATATAATTCGTGTTGACAGTATGATGCATAGGATGAcaaatcacaaacaaaaaatacaacttaAGCATTATTTTTTGGCAAATTGTCAATCTGTATAAGCTCAAATAGCATCAGAGAGATGTCagacatattattttatttgttcgtGTTAATCatttataaattgatttttgacacAACGAATGGGTGTCTGACAGCAATATAATTgcgacattttatttttctgcaagctgtgtttaataaattattattttattatttacatttatttttcaatgtcACCACTAGATAATTATATGATcgaatttaaaacattaaatttcttCATTCATTCTGACAGTTATCACTTCT includes the following:
- the LOC129916153 gene encoding ankyrin repeat domain-containing protein 29 — translated: MSLKKETPSDVLLHLAALRGDDITLRRVLDSGKVHVDCKDEDGTTPLILAAAGGHCPCVIELLEQGADPNSKRATGTTPLFFAAQGGHLDIVKILVKAGATIDCPSVDGGTPLFVACQGGHVKLVKELIEYGANVNACMKDRASPVFISSQNGHRTVLLLLLSAGAQPDTKRIDGATPLWIASQMGHDHICKVLLQNGADVDAVRCDGATPLFKAAHKGHMAVTTELLKYRPNLGILPNGETALHAAAMFGHLTVVKQLVAAGSDILQKNQEGLTALQVAKKQHFVTISDYLQDRLRAVIGRN